The nucleotide window CGGCCGCCCCGAGCCGGAAGATCCACTGGACATGGAGGTAGAGCGACTTGGCGATCGACGACAGCCAGGGGTTTCCACTGATCTGGAGGATGCGCAGGTGCAGGGTGCTGTTCAGCTCGGCGACCCGGGCCAGGTCCTGCCGCTGTGTCGCCTCGCGGCCCTGGTCGAGCAGGGCACGCAGCGACGCCACGTCCGCCGCGGTCGCCCGCTCGGCGGCCAGCCGGGCGGCCAGCGCCTCCAGGCGCTCACGCACGGCGAACATGTCGGCGATGGTGCCGCTGCTCGGTGCGGCGACGACAGCTCCCCGGCGGGGGAGGATCACGACGAACCCTTCGGCCTCGGCGACGCGCAGCGCCTCCCGGACGGGGTTGCGGGAGACGCCGAAGTCCTCCGCGAGGCGGTCCTCGGTCAGCCGTTCCCCGGGCAGGTAGTCGCCGTCGATGATGGCGGTCCGCAGCGCGCCGAGGACCTGATCGCGCAGCGGTAGGTGTTGCGCGCCGAGCTTGTCCCGTAGGTCTTCAGCCACCTGGTCGCCTCTCCGTGAACGTGTCCGGACAAAGTGTATACGAAGAACAATCAATGGAAGGTGGCCGACAGTGTCGAGCACAGCGCCCCGCGTCACCCACCCCCGCGTCGCCCCGCGCCGAGACGAGCGCCTGCTGCGGCGACGGCAGGCGCTCGTCGTCGTCCTCACCTTCCTGACCGGGAGCGCCGACGCTCTCGGTTTCCTCGCCCTCGGCGGCGCCTTCGCCAGCGTGATGACCGGCAACATGGTCCTGCTCGGGCTCTCGGCGGGCCGGGGCGAGGCCGACCTGGCCCTGACGTCGGGCTGCGCCATCGTCAGCTTCATCGTCGGTGTCCTCGCGGGCGCCCGCGT belongs to Micromonospora ureilytica and includes:
- a CDS encoding GntR family transcriptional regulator, translating into MAEDLRDKLGAQHLPLRDQVLGALRTAIIDGDYLPGERLTEDRLAEDFGVSRNPVREALRVAEAEGFVVILPRRGAVVAAPSSGTIADMFAVRERLEALAARLAAERATAADVASLRALLDQGREATQRQDLARVAELNSTLHLRILQISGNPWLSSIAKSLYLHVQWIFRLGAAERAPHSWAEHIQLVDAIESGDGDRAERAALDHLDAASAAAYENAEGGYGAR